AATGAAATTGGGAACCATTGCGGTTCCCTCCTCCTTTATCTTCAGGAAGACGCTCTGATAGATGTCCGAGATGTAGCCGAAGGTTTTCAGGTAGTTTTCATCGCCTATTAGTCGGCGGACCAGCTTTTTCAAGGAAGCCTCCCGATGATGTTTTTAGGCCAGCTTTTAAAATCAGCGAAGCGATATGTCAAGGAGTGTAAAAAAAGCGGTTTTTTGATGATGGCACCAGCGATTCCCCTGCCCCGCGCCATTTTATTAAGGATGAGCGCTCAGACTCCTCTTTTTTCCGGATCCCAGACGTACTTGTGAAGCTGAAGCCCAAGGCGCACAGGAAGGCGCGCGTCCAGAATCCAGCGGGCGAGAAGGGCGGGATCGCAAACGTCGAAAACCGGCGAAAAATGAACAGCGCGGCAGTTTGAAAGGACCCCTGGATGGTCTTTTAGCACGGATGCGGCGTAATCGAAATCCTGGTTTTGCGCAATCACGAACTTCACCTCGTCGCGGGATGTGAGCGTTTCCAGGTTTTCACGGAGAATGCTTCCGGCCTCCCCCGAAGACGGGCATTTCACGTCCAGTATCACCTTAGCCCGGCGATCCAGGCGGGAAATGTAGAAGCTGCCGTTGGTTTCAACCAGTACCTCGAAGCCTTCATCCAGCAGGGCCTTCACCAAAAGCGGCGTCTCCGCCTGGAGCAGGGGCTCCCCTCCGGTCACCTCCACAAGGCCGATTCCCAAGGCTTTCACCTTTGGAAGAATCTCATCGAGAGGCGTTTCCAGGCCGCCCTGCCGCGCATAGGCCGTGTCGCACCATTTGCAGGAAAGGTTGCATCCCGTAAGCCTTACAAACGAGCACGGGCGCCCCGCGTGGGAGCTTTCGCCCTGGATGCTCGCAAAAATCTCGGTTATCCGCAATGACAACAGCCGTCCTCCGTCGCCGCTCATTCCACCCAATATGAAGCGCTCGCCTCCGGCCCTTCGGCCACCTTCACCCTGGACACCCTCGTTCCAGGAGAATTCAGGCGCTCGGAGAGAAAACGGTAAAGGTGGCGGGCAAGGTTTTCCGCAGTGGGATTTTGGTCCGTAAACGCAGGAAGATCGTTCAAATTCAAGTGATCCAGGCCCGCCACGGCTTCGGCCACGGCCTCGCTCACCGCCTTGAAATCCACCCCCATGCCAAGCCCGTCCAGTTTCCCGCATCGAACGCAGACTTGGGCGGTAAAGCTGTGCCCGTGAAGGCGCGCGCAGTCGCCAGGATAGCCCTTAAGGCTGTGGGCGGCAGAAAACGAAGCCTTTACGCAGATTTCAAAAACTTCGGCCATGAACGTCCTTTCCGGTCAATTTAAGGCGGATGATAGCCCAGTGACGCCTGCTAAGCAATCCCCACGGCAAAAATTCCAACGGACGCCGAAATTGCAGGGCGTAAAATTTTTCCTTGACAAAGGGACAGTGGTTAAAATATATGTGCGTACATCTGTTTTGACAGTAATGCTTACATTAAAAAAAACATGATGACTTACAATAAGCAAAACATATAAACGCAAATACGTTTTAAATATACGGCTTTTTATATGAATCCGGGCGTTTGAGACAACCGAAAGCAAAAACCGAGGGGGAAAGAGTCATGAAAAAGATGAGAAAAGCGTCGAAAGCCGACCCGATGGAAATCTTCAGGGACAAGGACGGCCAATTTGAATCCGGCAAAGGCATGGGAATGCACATGTCCGCCATGAAGCCCTACGTCGACTACGTTCTCGGCAACCTGGTGAAGGACGCCCGACTGGTCAACCCCGAACTGGCTCTGCCCTTTGACGGCAGGCCGGTGGTGATAATCGCCTCCCACGGCCCCGGCATCGCATGGGTGCCCCTCGTGGCCCTTGTGGGCAAGGCCTACAGGGACCACGGCTGCGAGGACATGATAGGTGGCATGTTTCCGCACCCGGCGGTTTTCTGGGTTCCGGGACTTCGGAAAAAGTACGAAAAGGTTCTTGGTACGCCCACCAGCATTACCAGCGTGGAAGGCATGGTGGACCTTCTCGAAAGAAAGGTCTTCGCGGTCACCGGCACGGCCCCCGAAGGCGCCAACTGCCTTGTTTCCTTCGACGAGTACGTCACCCCCTTCCGTAGCGGCGGCATGGTGGCGGCGGCCATCCTCTCCGGGGCGGCCATCTGCCTTGCGGCCCACAAGGGCGCGGAGGAGTGGAACCTAAGGCTCAACCTGCCCTTTGGCTGGAAAATACCTTACACCGGCGGCCTCAGGGGAGTCAACGTGGCCCTTCCCCCTTACAAGAAGCTCGACTCGTATGTCGCCATGTGCCGCCGTTACGAGCCCATCGCCAGCCGCGAGGAAATGGCCAACGCCGACAAAAGGCGCAGGAGGCTTCTCCTTCACGTTGAAATGGAGCGCATAAGGGCCGAGTTGAACCTCATGACCGACAACGTGGCGGACATGATGAAGGAAAACGCCCGCGCGAAAGTTTACAGACCTGCGCACCCGGTGTCCGGTCCCGTGATCGATACCATGGACGACCCCACGGCCTGGACCGCCCTTGACAACCAGGGCGAGTTCGACAGGGGCCGCCTTGCGGACGAGTCCTACATGAGGGTGCCCTGGCTTCCGGGCGAAAACCGGGCTATCCGGCACTGATCATTAAATTCCACCCAAACCATTAGCGAATAACGGGGGTCTTCCATGCAGTACAGCGTTTTGCACGACCGGTTTCCAGAAAACGTCGTTCCCCTTTTTCCTGAAAGGGATATCCCGGATCAAACCCCGGCAGCCCCCGAAGAAAACGCCATCCGCCATTACATCGGAAAAAGGGCGAAAAGCCGGTGGAACACCAAAGGTCCCGACCCCGCCTTCATGCGCCTTCAGGACGGCATGTGGGACTTTCTGCTGGACCGCTATTTCCGGGTGGAGACAACGGGATGGGAGAACCTGCCGAAGTCGCCTTCGCTCCTGGTGGGAATCCATTCCGGGACATGGCTCACCATGGACGCCTGGACCCTGTGCGCGGCCTTCTGGAAAAGATTCGGACAGGAGCGCATTCTTCACGGCACCGCCCACGACGCCCTCATGGCCCTGCCCGGCCTGGGCTCGTACTTCCGCAAGGTGGGCGTGGTTCCCGCCGCGCGAGAGAGCGTTTCGGCCTGCCTGGAAGCGGGCCACGACGTGGTGGTCTGGCCGGGCGGCGAAGTCGACGCCATGCGCTCTTGGAAAAAACGCGACAAGGTGGTTTTCGGGGGCCGCAAGGGTTTCATTCGCCAAGCCATGAGGAGCGGGGTTCCCATAGTGCCCGTGGCCACCATCGGCGGGGCGGACACCGTGTTCGTGCTCTCCGAAGGCAGGTTCCTTGCAAAAATACTCAGGGGGAAAAAGCTCATGCGCAGCGAGGTCTGCCCCCTGGTGCTGGGCGCGCCCTTCGGCCTTTTTCTGGAGGTACTGCCCATGCACATTCCCCTTCCCTCGAAAATCCGTACGAAAATCCTAGAGCCCGTATTGGTGGAACAGGGCCGGGAAGACGACGAAGAATATGTGGATCAGATATATCGGACAGTGGAAAGCCGCATCCAGGAGGCCGTCATCGATCTTGCCCGGCAAAGACGTTTTCCGGTTTTCGGCTGAAATGGCAGGGGCGCGTTATCCTCCCCCAATGACGCGCCCTCTGTCAGCTTGACAAGTCCGGTCCGGGGCCGATACTGTAAAGGATGAAGGCGTTAGGCAGTTGTCCGTTACAGTGGAGGCCCCATGATCCAGCAGGAAGAAGGCACGACGTCGCTTAAGGGGCATTTTCTCATCTCCATGCCCAATCTTTCCGACCCCAATTTTTCCTCCACGGTCACCTGCATCTGCGTGCACAATCACGAAGGCGCTTTCGGAATCGTCATAAACCGCACGCTTCCGGGCGGAACCTTAAGGGACGTGTTCAAGGAACTGGGCCTTCCCGCTGTGCCCGAAACTGCTGACCATCCCGTCCACATAGGCGGGCCGGTGCATCCCGGCCACGTTTTCGTGCTTCACGGCCTGCCCTTTACCTGGGACGCCACCATCCCGGTGACCGACACCATTGCCATGACCAATTCCCCCGACATACTGGAAGCCATTGCAGGCGGATTCGGCCCAAGGCGCTTCCTGGTGGTGCTGGGCTGCGCGGGCTGGGGCCCCGGACAGTTGGAATGCGAAATAGTCGAAAACTCCTGGCTCACCTGCCCCGCTTCCGACGACATCCTTTTTTCCGCGCCCCTTTCCGACAGATGGGACAGGGCGGCCCGCTCCCTGGGCATCGATCCGCGCCTGCTGTCAGAAAATTCAGGCCATGCATGATTTATGGCGAACCAAAACGTGGACTCCAGTGTCAGCCTCGTTGGGCTGAGGAACGAAGTCCAACAAGTGGTCTGATCAAAAAATATGGAAAGAAATCAATTTGTTGGGCTTCGTTCCTCAGCCCAACCTACGAGTCTGCGAGGCTCAATCCAGCCTGCGCGAAGTTTTCCAATTACCTCTTCAAAAAACAAATCACCGGCTGAACTGGGTGCAATTGTCGTAATCATGGAAAAACGGTTCAAAATCATACTGGAATACGACGGAACCGGATACCACGGCTGGCAGCTGCAGGCGGGTGACGTCACCGTGCAGGAAAAGGTGGAGGACGCACTTGAAATCCTGACCGGCAAGGCAGTCAGGGTCCACGGATCGGGTCGGACGGACGCGGGCGTCCACGCCCTGGCCCAGGTTGCCCATTTTTCCGTCGAAACGAGGCTTGGCCCGGAAGACTTGCAAAAAGCCCTCAACGGACTTTTACCCCAAGACATCATGGTTAAAGGCTGTTTTGAGGCCGACCCCGCCTTTCACGCGCGCAAGAGCGCAAAAAAAAAGACCTACGCCTATTACATACTCAACCGGCCCTTCCGTTCAGCCCTTTTGCGAAACCACTCCTGGCACATAAAGCGCCCCCTCGACCTTGACGCCATGAACCGGGCCGCGTCCAGACTTGCCGGAACCCTCGATTTCAAGTCCTTTGAAAGCACCGGAAGCCCCAGGGCCAGCACCGTGCGCACCGTCTTTTCATCGTCCTTTGAAAATGCGGAAGGCGTGCCGGGCTTTTTCGCGCCGACTGACGGCCTTCTCGCCTTCACCATCAGCGCGGACGGCTTTTTGAGGTGCATGGTGAGAAACATCGTGGGAACCCTGGTGGAAGCGGGCCGGGGCAAGCTCGCACCCGATGATGTCACAGGAATTCTTGCCGCCCGCGACCGCCAAAAGGCCGGACCCGCCGCCCCGCCCCAGGGTCTTTTTCTTGTGGAAGTGGTTTATTGACTCGTGTAAGATGAATGAGCTTGATGTGGCCTCTTATATAAACGGCTCCTTTCCGGCCTTTTCAACCGGCAGAACATATCGAATTAAATCAATGGCCCTGCAAATCATATACAACCTGGCGTCGTTTCTGGCGGCGCTCGTCCTGGCTCCGGTCGGCTACGTCCTTTCCCTTTTCGTGGAAAAGCGGCGGAAGACCTTCGCCCCCCGCCTGGGTTTCCAGAAATTTCCCGATCACGGGCCGACAAGGCCCATATGGGTCCACGCGCTTTCGGTGGGCGAGGCCAAGGCCGCCGCGCCCCTGGCCAGGGCCCTGGCCCGGAGACACCCCGAACGCGGAGTAGTGGTTTCGGCCAGCACTGCCACCGGTTACGAAATTTTGAAGGAAGAGACCCAACCCTGGGTCCGCCACGTGTTTTATTATCCGTACGACCTTCTCTTCTCCGTAAAAAAGGCCTTCAACCGGGTTGATCCGGCGCTTGTGGTAATAGTGGAATCGGACCTGTGGCCCAATTTCCTGTTCGAGGCCAAAAGAAGGTCCGTCCCGGTGGTTCTGGTCAACGCCAGGCTTTCCGAGCGTTCCCTTTCGGGTTACCGGAGGTTCTCGTTTTTCTTCCGTCCCGTATTCGGGCTTTTCTCAGCGGTGTGCGCGGCTTCGGAAATGCAGAAGGAGCGGTTCGAGAGCCTTCTGGGCGACTGGGAAAAGGTCCTTGTGACCGGAAACATAAAATTCGACTCAAGGCCCGAAGAAGCCCCGGCCACGGGTCGCCAAAGCCTCGGAATTCCTGAAGACGCCCCTGTTCTGGTGGCCGGCTCCACCCACGAGGGGGAGGAGGAAATCCTCGCCCGGCTCTTTCCCCTGTGGCGGGAAAGCTCTCCTGGCCTGGTTCTGGTAGCGGCCCCAAGGGACCCTGGCAGGGCATGCAAGGCCGCGGAGCTTTTCAGATCGATCGGGCTGACCACGGCCCTTTTCTCCGAGATCGTTCAAAGCCCCAGCCCCGGCAGCGACGTGATCGTGGTGGACGCAATGGGGGCCCTGGCGTCCCTCTACGGCCTTGCCGACGCGGCCTTTGTGGGAGCAAGCATGATTCCCCTTGGCGGGCACAACCCGCTGGAAGGCGCGGCCCACGGAAAACCGGTGGTATTCGGCCCCCACATGGAGGACTTCGCCGAAATCGCCGAGCTTCTTGTGGATGAACGCGCCGCCATCCAGGTTGTTGATGAAAACGAACTGGAAAGCGCCATCAGGGTCCTGTTGTGCGACCGGGAAAAGGCTGAGGAAATCGGCGAGCGGGCAAAAAGCGTTGTTCTGGCCAACCGGGGGGCGGTGGACAAGATGGTGGAGGCCATATCCCGATTTTTATGAGGCTTCTAAAAGATAATTTCCAGCGGATGATCCGGGACGACAGCCAGGATGACGACAACGTCAAAAAGGCGATTACCGGAGCGGCGCGGATTTACGCGAAGGCCGCGAGCATCAAGGCGGGCCTCTACCTAAGGGGAGTCATCCGCCCCACGCGCCTGTCCCGCCCGGTGATCTCCATAGGAAACCTTACCGTGGGCGGAACGGGCAAGACTCCGGCTGCGATTGCCGTGGCGAAGCTCTTGAAGGACATGGGCCGAAATCCCGCCATCTTAAGCCGGGGTTACGGGGGAACCCTTCAAAAGCGCGGTGGCTTGGTTTCCGACGGGAATCTCGTAAGGCTGTCCCCCGGCGAGGCCGGAGACGAGCCCTGCCTCATGGCCCTTGCCCTCCCATCGGTGCCCGTGGCCGTGGGCCGGAATCGGGCGGCGAACGGGGCCTTTTGCATCAACAAGCTCGGAAGCGACGTTATTCTGCTTGATGACGGATTTCAGCACCTGACCCTTTACCGGGACATCAATATCGTGCTGGCCGACGCGGAAAGGCCCTTCGGCAACGGGCGCACACTGCCGCGCGGACCCTTGCGGGAACCGGCGTGTGAGATCGAGAGGGCCGACGCCCTGGTGCTCTCCCGCGCCCTTCCCTATTCACCGGCCCCTGAAATCTGGCCTTCCGGGCGTCCCTGTTTCCGCGCCTGCCACCGTCCGACGGGTTTTCTTGAACACGAGTTTCTCAATGCCCCCGGGCCGGTGTCCGAAACCCGCCCCATGCTCCCCCTGTCCTTCCTTAAAGGAAAAAGGGTTGCCGCCTTTTCGGGAATAGCCGACAACGCCGGCTTTTTCGATACCGTCGCCGAACTTGGCGGAAAAATCGTTTTAAGGCGGGGCTTTGACGACCATCACCCTTACACTGCGGATGAACTTAAAGGCCTTTTCGCGGATGCCCGGAAACTTGGGGCCGATCTTGTCGTCACCACCGAAAAGGACGCCGTGCGGATAGCGGAAATTCCGGGCGGCTTTCCTCCCCTACTGGCCCTTTGCGTTGAGTTT
The Deltaproteobacteria bacterium genome window above contains:
- the lpxK gene encoding tetraacyldisaccharide 4'-kinase, whose protein sequence is MIRDDSQDDDNVKKAITGAARIYAKAASIKAGLYLRGVIRPTRLSRPVISIGNLTVGGTGKTPAAIAVAKLLKDMGRNPAILSRGYGGTLQKRGGLVSDGNLVRLSPGEAGDEPCLMALALPSVPVAVGRNRAANGAFCINKLGSDVILLDDGFQHLTLYRDINIVLADAERPFGNGRTLPRGPLREPACEIERADALVLSRALPYSPAPEIWPSGRPCFRACHRPTGFLEHEFLNAPGPVSETRPMLPLSFLKGKRVAAFSGIADNAGFFDTVAELGGKIVLRRGFDDHHPYTADELKGLFADARKLGADLVVTTEKDAVRIAEIPGGFPPLLALCVEFSFYGEALFAEWLKKSLETLEDR
- a CDS encoding acyltransferase family protein; this translates as MQYSVLHDRFPENVVPLFPERDIPDQTPAAPEENAIRHYIGKRAKSRWNTKGPDPAFMRLQDGMWDFLLDRYFRVETTGWENLPKSPSLLVGIHSGTWLTMDAWTLCAAFWKRFGQERILHGTAHDALMALPGLGSYFRKVGVVPAARESVSACLEAGHDVVVWPGGEVDAMRSWKKRDKVVFGGRKGFIRQAMRSGVPIVPVATIGGADTVFVLSEGRFLAKILRGKKLMRSEVCPLVLGAPFGLFLEVLPMHIPLPSKIRTKILEPVLVEQGREDDEEYVDQIYRTVESRIQEAVIDLARQRRFPVFG
- a CDS encoding 3-deoxy-D-manno-octulosonic acid transferase, producing the protein MALQIIYNLASFLAALVLAPVGYVLSLFVEKRRKTFAPRLGFQKFPDHGPTRPIWVHALSVGEAKAAAPLARALARRHPERGVVVSASTATGYEILKEETQPWVRHVFYYPYDLLFSVKKAFNRVDPALVVIVESDLWPNFLFEAKRRSVPVVLVNARLSERSLSGYRRFSFFFRPVFGLFSAVCAASEMQKERFESLLGDWEKVLVTGNIKFDSRPEEAPATGRQSLGIPEDAPVLVAGSTHEGEEEILARLFPLWRESSPGLVLVAAPRDPGRACKAAELFRSIGLTTALFSEIVQSPSPGSDVIVVDAMGALASLYGLADAAFVGASMIPLGGHNPLEGAAHGKPVVFGPHMEDFAEIAELLVDERAAIQVVDENELESAIRVLLCDREKAEEIGERAKSVVLANRGAVDKMVEAISRFL
- a CDS encoding radical SAM protein translates to MSLRITEIFASIQGESSHAGRPCSFVRLTGCNLSCKWCDTAYARQGGLETPLDEILPKVKALGIGLVEVTGGEPLLQAETPLLVKALLDEGFEVLVETNGSFYISRLDRRAKVILDVKCPSSGEAGSILRENLETLTSRDEVKFVIAQNQDFDYAASVLKDHPGVLSNCRAVHFSPVFDVCDPALLARWILDARLPVRLGLQLHKYVWDPEKRGV
- a CDS encoding YqgE/AlgH family protein: MIQQEEGTTSLKGHFLISMPNLSDPNFSSTVTCICVHNHEGAFGIVINRTLPGGTLRDVFKELGLPAVPETADHPVHIGGPVHPGHVFVLHGLPFTWDATIPVTDTIAMTNSPDILEAIAGGFGPRRFLVVLGCAGWGPGQLECEIVENSWLTCPASDDILFSAPLSDRWDRAARSLGIDPRLLSENSGHA
- the truA gene encoding tRNA pseudouridine(38-40) synthase TruA, translating into MEKRFKIILEYDGTGYHGWQLQAGDVTVQEKVEDALEILTGKAVRVHGSGRTDAGVHALAQVAHFSVETRLGPEDLQKALNGLLPQDIMVKGCFEADPAFHARKSAKKKTYAYYILNRPFRSALLRNHSWHIKRPLDLDAMNRAASRLAGTLDFKSFESTGSPRASTVRTVFSSSFENAEGVPGFFAPTDGLLAFTISADGFLRCMVRNIVGTLVEAGRGKLAPDDVTGILAARDRQKAGPAAPPQGLFLVEVVY
- a CDS encoding 6-carboxytetrahydropterin synthase; this encodes MAEVFEICVKASFSAAHSLKGYPGDCARLHGHSFTAQVCVRCGKLDGLGMGVDFKAVSEAVAEAVAGLDHLNLNDLPAFTDQNPTAENLARHLYRFLSERLNSPGTRVSRVKVAEGPEASASYWVE